From Plasmodium brasilianum strain Bolivian I chromosome 7, whole genome shotgun sequence, the proteins below share one genomic window:
- a CDS encoding hypothetical protein (Plasmodium exported protein) yields MNETEHIYVHQYTAVKSEESDNNNTLYCKGKNESFLKTLLEEYQQADKEDQCADLSDKGVLLDLMNKILLKEKLLNPSFSNIKSVKFVPYKNSYMDDLEGINRIKDLSEKSKLYRSPCLRMKYKFYRCFRKFFRKIRKILIFLYKVNKHVIKNISKGL; encoded by the coding sequence ATGAACGAAACAGAGCACATTTACGTACATCAGTATACAGCAGTAAAATCAGAGGAAAGtgacaataataatacattatacTGTAAAGGGAAAAATGAGAGCTTTTTAAAAACACTTCTTGAGGAATATCAACAAGCAGACAAAGAAGACCAATGTGCTGATTTATCAGATAAAGGGGTTTTGTTAGACTTGATGAATAAAATTCTTTTGAAAGAGAAACTATTAAACCCgtctttttcaaatataaagAGTGTAAAATTTGTTccatataaaaattcttaTATGGATGATTTAGAAGGAATAAACAGGATTAAAGATTTATCTGAAAAATCAAAGTTATATAGAAGCCCATGTTTGcgtatgaaatataaattttacagatgttttagaaaattttttaggaaaataagaaaaattttaatatttttgtataaagttaataaacatgtcattaaaaatattagcaaaggtttataa
- a CDS encoding reticulocyte binding protein 1b yields the protein MENANLRVRNFELIVSEINSLIDTFASFFIRFKLEGYDITHDLNNFRIKIKNIQDEFIKIHKLIEGYLPINSSSSVTYNEAKYLREEVHKGDNIRKKEEEALKLLSDIKIKASLRLLNEMMEKLNTENENITKDQKGIFITVQDARCVLKNIKEYADNISKKQTEGEKAVTKIEDALYNLREIDKIKCHYENYDDMLDNTREHAHVIEIWSTYQSKKHRMKNEIDINKMKSDIDSYKGTLINLDTIIDSSNEDQFKISKLQKPKYSVKITKQKENIEKIMEYVKKNSADMISYVNQLNELHDDVIKKNGNMLDIVSSAQKYSKEFMKNEQEAMEIINNIKNELYSLNENMDITTVEKSINSMIGFYEKLKKKKLEINDIYKNMYLTKLKEIQRNCNIFNSTAKLLDNTEEIKRNLLLEGEKLLICLYDFVEESENNMFITRNEYPTESIEKTNEIYNSIESEMKILEGFKDDTRDGDYYVKESEGKILFLLDITKKILNEVEIVKNYNKSYLVEDNVKIAHDLTDNVNTMSRELKDLKDEFEKIEHEKLQKIKEKLDEINNIIEEIAEKYRIDEKVEKISKHINMRRGKSQFYTFVDDMNNEISYIKTDNEGLLDIKLLIERVLEDIKKKKDETNKIIIVISKDENLNGAFKKLDNLMNENEVIIEELNIQKEKKQKENTTNNLTINKNIKEHEESRENTELDGKKNNQDDSIYEVQEVTDGKQKNYYKILEVNNPNDLANNSVINEMKENIKHLEEVILEKEKQAYEVNGQKKRRRKID from the exons ATGGAAAATGCCAATTTGAGAGTGAGAAACTTCGAATTAATAGTAAGTGAAATAAATTCCTTGATAGACACTTTTGCATCATTTTTTATCAGGTTCAAATTAGAGGGATATGATATAACGCATGATTTAAATAACTTCcgtattaaaataaaaaatattcaagatgaatttattaaaatccATAAATTAATAGAGGGATATTTACCTATTAACTCAAGTTCTTCTGTAACTTATAATGAAGCAAAGTATTTAAGAGAGGAAGTACATAAAGGAGacaatataagaaaaaaggaggaaGAAGCATTAAAACTATTGAgtgatattaaaataaaggcGTCATTAAgattattaaatgaaatgatGGAAAAGTTGAACactgaaaatgaaaatattacaaaagaTC AAAAAGGCATCTTTATTACTGTACAAGATGCTCGttgtgttttaaaaaatataaaagaatatgcAGATAATATATCGAAAAAACAAACTGAAGGAGAAAAGGCCGTTACA aaaatagaagatgcattatataatttaagagaaattgataaaataaaatgccaTTATGAAAACTATGATGATATGTTAGATAATACAAGAGAACATGCTCATGTTATAGAGATTTGGTCTACATATCAGTCAAAGAAACATAGAATGAAAAACGAaattgatataaataaaatgaaaagtgaTATTGATAGTTACAAAGGCACACTAATTAATTTAGATACAATTATTGATTCTTCAAATGAAGAtcaatttaaaatttctaaaCTACAAAA ACCAAAATATTCagtaaaaattacaaaacaaaaagaaaatatagaaaaaattatggaatatgttaaaaaaaattctgcGGACATGATCAGTTATGTCAATCAGTTAAATGAGTTGCATGACgatgttattaaaaaaaatggtaatatGTTAGACATCGTATCTAGTGCCCAAAAGTATTCTAAAGAATTTATGAAGAACGAACAAGAAGCAATGGaaatcataaataatataaaaaatgaattgtattcgttaaatgaaaatatggaTATAACGACTGTGGAGAAAAGTATAAATAGTATGATTggattttatgaaaaattgaagaaaaagaaattagaaattaatgatatatataaaaatatgtatctaacaaaattaaaggaaATACAAAgaaattgtaatatatttaattctaCAGCAAAATTACTAGATAATACGGaagaaattaaaaggaatttattattagaaGGGGAAAAACtgttaatatgtttatatgatTTCGTAGAAGAGagtgaaaataatatgtttatcACTAGAAATGAATATCCAACTGAATCTATAGAAAAGACtaatgaaatttataataGTATTGAATCTGAAATGAAGATATTAGAAGGATTTAAAGATGATACTAGGGATGGAGATTATTATGTGAAAGAGAGTGAAggtaaaattttgtttttattagacataacaaaaaaaattttgaatgaAGTCGAAATAGTAAAAAACTACAATAAATCTTATTTGGTAGAAGATAATGTGAAAATAGCACATGATTTAACTGATAATGTAAATACCATGTCAAGAGAGttaaaagatttaaaagACGAGTTTGAGAAAAT agaaCATGAGAAgttgcaaaaaataaaagaaaaattagatgagattaacaatattatagAAGAAATAgcagaaaaatatagaatagATGAAAAAGTGGAAAAAATTTCTAAACATATTAACATGAGAAGAGGAAAATCACAATTTTACACATTTGTTGATGATATGAATAACGAAATAAGTTATATTAAAACTGATAATGAAGGGTTACttgatataaaattattaattgaaAGAGTATTAGaagatattaaaaagaaaaaggatgaaacgaataaaataattattgttatttcaAAAGATGAGAACTtga ATGgtgcttttaaaaaattggatAATTTAATGAATGAAAATGAGGTAATAATTGAAGAACTGAATATtcaaaaagagaaaaaacaaaaagaaaatacaacTAATAATTTAACTATTAATAAGAATATCAAAGAACATGAAGAGTCCAGAGAAAATACAGAGTtagatggaaaaaaaaataatcagGATGATTCAATTTATGAGGTACAAGAAGTCACAGatggaaaacaaaaaaattattacaagaTCTTAGAAGTTAATAATCCTAATGATTTAGCAAATAATTCTGTTATTAAcgaaatgaaagaaaatataaaacatctTGAAGAAGTAATTttggaaaaggaaaaacaggCATATGAAGTAAAtgggcaaaaaaaaaggagaagaaAAATTGATTGA
- a CDS encoding reticulocyte binding protein 1b — MDKGVSGKITTDDKTLIEFQLKKIEYNNYVKEYSNNIKDRLYEIKKQEYENLKKSHCTHQCNEYVLNYVRLLNKYIKDTKSIKNESYTAIPKSIRDYSVLDNLLEHANKGNIDINEIIYPLKLIGEEIEDIDFVYVINRSFIDDAVSILNIKKEKSEIFNTREENIVIYSKELTNNYAVFQKLKDKAYSLINSSYVDTEIKNICKESEEIVKYVKETLERNRKKLDFFSKYPSIKTHNIIKYLEEDYLMLDEYKKDLKFYFEFISNKYKKIYVIQKLGHLKELRDIMNKKTDTLEASLLLDEITKINYEEKEIDKSLITIRNFYEIILNIRKQFNDLNIDIEKNVSNVVLLMEDELHIIKNTK, encoded by the exons atggATAAAGGTGTTTCTGGAAAAATAACAACTGATGATAAAACATTAATAGAGTTTCAGTTAAAAAAGatagaatataataattatgtaaaagaatatagtaataatattaaggatcgattatatgaaataaaaaagcaggaatatgaaaatttgaaaaaatcaCACTGTACACATCAATGTAATGAATATGTATTGAATTATGTGCGActtcttaataaatatataaaggatactaaaagtattaaaaacGAATCATATACTGCTATTCCAAAAAGTATTCGTGATTACTCAGTTTTGGATAATTTGTTAGAACATGCAAACAAAggaaatatagatataaatgaaattatatatccTTTGAAGTTGATAGGAGAAGAAATAGAAGACATTGACTTTGTATATGTTATTAACAGATCATTCATAGATGATGCAGttagtattttaaatattaagaaagaaaaaagtgaAATCTTTAATACGAGAGAAgaaaatattgtaatttaTTCGAAAGAGCTAACAAATAACTATGCTGTTTTTC aaaaattaaaagataaagCCTATTCATTAATTAATTCTTCATACGTAGATACAGAAATTAAGAATATTTGTAAGGAGTCAGaagaaatagtaaaatatgtaaaagaaACACTTGAGaggaatagaaaaaaattagattTTTTCTCAAAATATCCAAGTATAAAAAcgcataatattataaaatatcttGAAGAAGATTATCTTATGCTcgatgaatataaaaaagatttaaaattttattttgaattcatttctaataaatataagaaaatatatgttatacaaaaattaggtcacttaaaagaattaagagatataatgaacaaaaaaactGATACATTGGAAGCAAGTTTACTTTTAGATGAAATaactaaaattaattatgaagaaaaagaaatagataAAAGCCTTATTACAATAAGAAACTTTTacgaaattatattaaatataagaaaacaaTTTAATGATTTAAATATAGATATTGAGAAAAATGTATCTAATGTAGTTTTATTAATGGAAGATGAACTACATATTATTAAGaacacaaaataa
- a CDS encoding reticulocyte binding protein 1b has protein sequence MNTDTLSEKENNKEINKISNDDKTIKNLSYDTSFLRFNNYDIKNRPLQRPSINQGELYYSDIFNNESNFDKFRNIKKSHTLNEKDKSTYTLVLENYINNINDDNFICLMEVDYVDLQTLKEIIYISFQRENHTMSSTVKRLMEKSKNIKIN, from the coding sequence TACGGATACGTTAAGTGAAAAAGAGAACAATAAAGAAatcaataaaataagtaatgatgataaaacaataaaaaatttatcatatGATACTTCATTTCTaagatttaataattatgatattaaaaataggCCATTACAACGTCCTAGTATAAATCAAGGAGAGTTATATTATTCtgatatatttaacaatGAGAGtaattttgataaatttaggaatattaaaaaatcacATACTCTGAATGAGAAAGATAAATCGACATATACACTTGttttagaaaattatattaataatattaatgatgaTAACTTTATTTGTTTGATGGAAGTTGATTATGTTGATTTACAAactttaaaagaaattatatatatctcaTTCCAAAGGGAAAACCATACAATGAGTTCTACAGTGAAAAGGCTGATGGAAAAATCAAAGAATATTAAGATAAATTAA